TGACACATTCGTCCAGCATCTTGAATTTTGATCTCTGACCCGTCATATGGTTACTTGCACCGTTGTCAAGGTACCAGATGTCAGAATCACTGGATTTTTcacttccatgcaacttcagttTTGGTGTGACTTTCTCTTCTTTTAGCAACATCATGTTTACATCTTTGTCATCATGTTCAGTCAATAGCAATGCAGGCTCATCATCGTCAAATTGGGCCATGTTAACTTCAGCCCTTTGAACCTTGTTACGCTTAGGTTTGTTGCACTCAACTGCGAAATGGCCATACAGATGACAGTTGAAGCACCTAACTCTAGACTTGTCTCGAACCAGTCGTCCCCCTTCTTTATTTGGAATTTTCTGATTTGTGAAAACGCCACCACTTTCTCTGTTATTTCTCCTTGACCATTATTCTCGAGTCATCAACAGTTTACCCTCGTTAGCTTCTCTTCGTGTCCATTCCTCTTCCGTGAGAAGAAGTTGACTACCGCCCCCACCACCATTCTTGGATCCCTTCAATCTTTCCTCATGAATCTTCAAGGACCCAACAGTTTCTTCAACGGACATTTGCTCAATGTTCCCAAACTGTTCGATCGTCGAGGCTATTTGTAGGAATTTTGTTGGTACAGCTCGTAACAACTTCTTTACTACATAGCTCTCCGGAACCTCTTCTCCAAGAGCTCTAATGTTTGTCACCAGACCATTGAGTTTCATACAGAACTCGTCAATTGGCTCTATCTCACTCATACTCAATGACTCAAACTCCGCCTTCAGAGTTTGTATCCTAGCCGTTTTCACACGATCCGCACCGAGACACATGGTTTTAATCGCATCCCAGGCCTCTTTTGCTGTGTTTTTCTCCGCCAGTGACAGCAAAATGTCTTCAGGTACGCCTTGGTAAATGACCGCCAATGCTACCTTGTCAGTTCTTTCTTCGACCGGTGACTTAGGGTTCTTAGGTTCAATAGCATCCCACACACCATGTGCCTGCATATTCACCTTCATCTTCATAGACCATGAAGCATAATTACTCTTAGCCAACATCGGATAACTCAGACCCACTCCGCCTTCTTTTATTTTGCTCGATTCCATCTCAGTAGCTTTCGGCATATATTTTGGCATTCACCACGCAaccttgctctgataccaaattcTTGAATATAAGAGTGCCCTCCTGATATATGTAAAGCTAACAGTAAGTTTGAAACGAGAAAAACAAAGTGCAGCTAAGTTCTTGATATTTATTTCACTGCggcatcactaatatatatcgaATACAGAGATAAAACTAGATGCAAGAAAGAAGGAACTACTTTCCTATAACTACTCCACTATCTACCATTATTCAAAGAGACTCCTAATATGACTCCACAACTATATGACCAAGTCATAACTAGCTGTTAATACAAAACAAACTAACGTAAACATAAACAAGCTTATTCAGACAAGCTTATGATTAAAGTCAACACTTTCTGTATGGTTCTGCGGACAATTTCCATGTATGTCTGAAATGCGTAACATCTGAACTTAAATCTCTAGAGGACCGTAACCGTTGTCATCCTGGTCACGATCACCCATTAACCTTAGTCCAAAGCCCAGCTTTGTTCCTTTGTCACGCTTGTAACACTACAGCTACAGATGTGTCCTATATTTGTACCAAATGTTGTTTCTGGATACACAAGAGTTGTGCTAATGCACCCATTACATACCAAAGTAAATTTCACAACGAACACCCCCTCGTCTTGGCCTACTCTCTTCCCCTAGTATACCATACATTATTCTTATGTGGCATATGCGGTAAAAGTATAAATCCCGTCTACTGGGTTTATTATTGTGCAAATTGCAGATTTTTTGCTCATGTGAAATGTGCTTCATCAACTAAGATGTTGAGGTTGATATACCATTTCCTCTTATTACTTCTTATATATTTCAGATTGATTTATTTATTAGATGGCTTAATGACCTTCTAAACCTTAAGTTTTACATCAATATACTCATCATCCCATGTAGTTCAATAACTCACATTTTTGCCTCTGGCATGCTAAAAACGTATCTTTTTACTTTTGGACTAGCCAATTTACATCATTTTTTACCTAGTCCAAGGATTAAAAGACACGTTTCAGTACTTTAGGATGAAAAATAAGCAGTTTTGAACCACCGGAGCTAATGGATATATTGGTGCAAACCTTAAGATCTAAAACGTCATTAAACCTTAATATATGTTTAGTTTACCAACATTGTTGACTAGGAACTATTCTGACTGGGGTTTGTTCTTTCTTTTGAAATATAGTGAAAGTGACGACGATGAAGCAGATAGTGAAGAGTCCAACTTGATGCACTTTCCGGCACACGATAAAGCATCACTCGGTGAAATGATGCAGCAATGTATCATTAAGGCAGCAGATGCTCTCCTGCATAATTCTGCCACCACTGCAGAACCTTCCCCTTATATCAACCACTGGGGCCATAAACACCAGCTGGCACTCGGAAACAAGAACGCAAAAACAAGAACGCAGAAATTAGAAGATACTGAATTGCTAATTTGCGATGGGTGCGCTAAGCCAATCTCCTTGGTTGATGAAATATTCTATGAATGCAAATCATGCAATTTTTTTCTCCACAGATCATGCGCCCTGTTTCCAGAAAAGATGGAGCATCATCTAGCAGGCAACCAAGTCGATGGAATTTTCGTAGTACGAGAGTTCGATGAACTAGGTTTTATACTATGCCAAAGTTGCCGCATCCTTGGTAATGGGATTTTCTTGTTGATCAATAAAACAACTATATTTGACATCGGGTGTGCTTCATTACCGAGAATAATTAAACATGAAGGTCATCGGCACCCTCTTAACCAATTGAAGTATCCAGACGATGACTTGTGCAAACCATGTTTGTCTGAACATGCATCACATAAAGAAAAGATCATGTATGGATGTGAAAAATGTGGATTCTACATACATGTACGGTGTGCTTTAAGACCACATATGATGAAACATCGATGGGATCCGCATCCTCTCTACTTGATTCTGTTTGTCAAGAATGTAGCTGATCATCCTCACGCATTCAGTTGTGAACTTTGCTCCGAAAATATTGACCCAACGACTTGGTTTTATCACTGCAATACTTGTGATCTATCATTTCATATCCACTGTATTGATCCATATTATTGGTTCTCAAACATGAAGCTTGGTGCTACTAACATTTGTTGTGACTCGCATCCTCACCCGCACGGCCTCACATTGGTTCTAAACAAAAAGAAGCGAAGATGCAGCACATGCGGTGAAGATGCAACCGGCGTGCCAGTTCTCGAGTGTTCACCATGCAAATATGTAGTGCATAATCACAAATGTGTAAAATGATAGAGAGGAAAAGTAACAAACTCTATTGAAGAATAACAAACTGTATTTACATAATGATATGAATATTAAGGATTAAGGGAAGTATAGACTTTTACTAAGCGTAGCATTAGTCTTTCTTGTTGTTGAATAACCTTCTATATATCAAAAGGGTGTATTATCTTCATCAAGAGAATTGAGAAGCACTGTAGTCGTTTTCATATTTTCATATTGATTTTCACAATATGAAACAATGCAGAAACAGAGAGAGTTACATATTTTCTGACTTGATAAGTCAGGGGAGTATTTCTTAATTTATTCTGACGTGGCCAATGTAGCTCTACTGTGTTTTTACAGATTGTCGAAGTTTTGACAGAGTCTTTGAAGTTAAAAATGCATCTGCTTATCGCACCAAATTTGAATTAGCTTTACCAGACATAGTAGAGAGTTTCAatgacttgtattattgttaGAAAATGTGGGTATTACACC
This sequence is a window from Apium graveolens cultivar Ventura chromosome 9, ASM990537v1, whole genome shotgun sequence. Protein-coding genes within it:
- the LOC141683068 gene encoding uncharacterized protein LOC141683068, which translates into the protein MLSESDDDEADSEESNLMHFPAHDKASLGEMMQQCIIKAADALLHNSATTAEPSPYINHWGHKHQLALGNKNAKTRTQKLEDTELLICDGCAKPISLVDEIFYECKSCNFFLHRSCALFPEKMEHHLAGNQVDGIFVVREFDELGFILCQSCRILGNGIFLLINKTTIFDIGCASLPRIIKHEGHRHPLNQLKYPDDDLCKPCLSEHASHKEKIMYGCEKCGFYIHVRCALRPHMMKHRWDPHPLYLILFVKNVADHPHAFSCELCSENIDPTTWFYHCNTCDLSFHIHCIDPYYWFSNMKLGATNICCDSHPHPHGLTLVLNKKKRRCSTCGEDATGVPVLECSPCKYVVHNHKCVK